In Mus musculus strain 129X1/SvJ chromosome 17 genomic contig, GRCm38.p6 alternate locus group 129X1/SvJ 129X1/SVJ_MMCHR17_CTG2, the following proteins share a genomic window:
- the Ltb gene encoding lymphotoxin-beta: protein MGTRGLQGLGGRPQGRGCLLLAVAGATSLVTLLLAVPITVLAVLALVPQDQGRRVEKIIGSGAQAQKRLDDSKPSCILPSPSSLSETPDPRLHPQRSNASRNLASTSQGPVAQSSREASAWMTILSPAADSTPDPGVQQLPKGEPETDLNPELPAAHLIGAWMSGQGLSWEASQEEAFLRSGAQFSPTHGLALPQDGVYYLYCHVGYRGRTPPAGRSRARSLTLRSALYRAGGAYGRGSPELLLEGAETVTPVVDPIGYGSLWYTSVGFGGLAQLRSGERVYVNISHPDMVDYRRGKTFFGAVMVG from the exons ATGGGGACACGGGGACTGCAGGGCCTGGGTGGGAGACCCCAGGGGAGGGGCTGCCTCTTGCTGGCTGTGGCAGGAGCTACTTCCCTGGTGACCCTGTTGTTGGCAGTGCCTATCACTGTCCTGGCTGTGCTGGCCTTGGTGCCGCAGGATCAGGGACGTCGG GTTGAGAAGATCATTGGCTCAGGAGCACAGGCTCAGAAAAGACTGGATGACAGCAAACCGTCGTGCATCTTGCCCTCACCCTCTAGCCTCTCAGAGACTCCTGACCCCCGTCTGCATCCTCAGAGATCCAATGCTTCCAGGAATCTAGCCTCCACATCCCAGGGCCCTGTTGCGCAGTCCTCTCGGGAGGCATCTGCATGGATGACCATCCTGTCTCCAGCTGCGGATTCTACACCAGATCCAGGGGTTCAACAGCTGCCAAAGGGGGAACCAGAAACTGACCTCAACCCTGAGCTCCCTGCTGCCCACCTCATAG GCGCTTGGATGAGTGGGCAAGGGCTCAGCTGGGAGGCGAGCCAAGAAGAAGCGTTTCTGAGGAGCGGCGCGCAGTTCTCCCCCACCCACGGGCTGGCGCTGCCACAGGACGGCGTCTATTACCTCTACTGCCACGTCGGGTACAGGGGCAGGACGCCCCCTGCCGGCCGAAGCCGTGCTCGCTCGCTCACGCTGCGCAGCGCCCTGTACCGCGCGGGGGGCGCCTACGGGCGAGGTTCCCCCGAGTTGCTGCTGGAGGGCGCGGAGACAGTCACACCTGTTGTGGACCCCATCGGGTACGGGTCGTTATGGTACACGAGCGTGGGGTTCGGCGGCCTGGCGCAGCTCCGGAGCGGCGAGAGGGTCTACGTTAACATCAGTCACCCCGACATGGTGGACTACAGGAGAGGGAAGACCTTCTTCGGGGCGGTGATGGTGGGGTGA
- the Lst1 gene encoding leukocyte-specific transcript 1 protein, producing the protein MTMGSGNNCTTNDFLLNGSLGLGGLLLLLVIILFICLCRFSQRVKRLERNAQVSGQEPHYASLQQLPVSSSDITDMKEDLSTDYACIARSTPT; encoded by the exons ATGACAATGGGATCTGGTAACAATTGCACAACCA ATGATTTCCTGCTAAATGGGAGCCTGGGACTGGGagggctcctcctcctgcttgtcATCATCCTGTTCATCTGCTTGTGCCGGTTCAGTCAGAGAG tgaaGAGACTGGAAAGGAAT GCCCAGGTCTCAGGGCAGGAGCCCCACTATGCATCTCTCCAGCAGCTGCCAGTGTCCAGTAGTGATATCACAGACATGAAAGAAGACCTCAGCACTGACTATGCCTGCATCGCCAGGAGCACACCCACTTGA